A window of the Helianthus annuus cultivar XRQ/B chromosome 4, HanXRQr2.0-SUNRISE, whole genome shotgun sequence genome harbors these coding sequences:
- the LOC110933596 gene encoding uncharacterized protein LOC110933596, with product MGNRAGALDIEYRKRTAIKGQVIADFLAEIPDGEVIQDLVVNDMPKSSTSRQTWKLYTDGSSSGKVASAGLMLISPNEVKLMYALRFDFECSNNESEYEALLAGLRKAQSMGATRVDAYVDSLLVNNQVNETYEAKDETMAKYLAKTKEIIASFDNVTLNHVHRGRNPIADALSKLATSGMEKEVKVETLQSPSTEHREVSRSQRKNLVEAMNLIQEIYAGICGIHAGPWAIDAKIHNAGYYWPGMHEDAVLELRKLDSPNPLAKITTENAKKFLWEHIICRFGLPLYLVSDNGTQFTDRVLQDWCAELQIQQIFTSVAHPQGNGQVERANRSLLDGIKRRLGYEGSSWVEELANVLRAHRTMPKTSNSETPFSLTYGTEPAKVGLPSLRRLTTDDDNDRLLRDGLDLLEERREAAAISEEKYKKALEKYYNQRVAQQTFKEGDYVMWDNEASRAEPTGKLGPTGKALT from the exons atgggcaatcgagctggggcCCTGGACATTGAATATCGAAAACGAACAGCGATCAAAGGGCAGGTAATCGCCGATTTCTTAGCAGAAATTCCTGACGGAGAAGTGATCCAAGATCTAGTGGTTAACGACATGCCAAAATCCAGCACGTCCAGACAAACTTGGAAGTTGTACACAGATGGATCTTCCAGTGGAAAGGTGGCAAGCGCGGGCCTCATGCTAATAAGCCCAAACGAAGTAAAGTTGATGTACGCTTTGCGATTCGACTTTGAATGCTCCAACAACGAGTCAGAATATGAAGCGCTACTAGCGGGTCTGAGGAAGGCTCAATCCATGGGAGCGACGAGGGTCGATGCATACGTTGACTCTCTGCTGGTCAACAACCAAGTGAATGAGACGTATGAAGCCAAAGATGAGACAATGGCAAAATATTTGGCTAAAACCAAGGAAATCATAGCTTCCTTTGACAATGTTACACTCAATCATGTCCATCGCGGAAGAAATCCAATAGCTGATGCCCTAAGCAAGCTAGCTACATCAGGTATGGAAAAGGAGGTGAAGGTGGAAACCCTCCAGTCACCTTCAACAGAACACCGAGAAGTATCCCGGTCACAGCGGAAGAACCTTGTTG AAGCTATGAACCTGATTCAAGAGATATACGCCGGCATATGTGGCATTCACGCCGGACCCTGGGCAATCGATGCTAAAATTCATAACGCCGGGTACTACTGGCCTGGGATGCATGAAGACGCGGTGCTTGAACTCAGAAAACTTGATTCCC CAAACCCGTTGGCCAAGATAACCACCGAAAACGCCAAGAAATTCCTATGGGAGCACATCATTTGCCGATTCGGACTCCCGCTATACCTTGTAAGTGACAATGGGACACAATTCACAGACAGGGTCTTACAAGATTGGTGTGCAGAGCTACAAATCCAACAAATTTTTACATCGGTTGCACACCCTCAAGGAAACGGTCAAGTGGAAAGGGCAAACAGAAGCCTGTTGGACGGGATCAAAAGAAGGTTAGGCTATGAGGGAAGCTCTTGGGTGGAAGAATTAGCAAACGTCCTCCGGGCACACCGAACTATGCCCAAGACAAGCAACAGCGAGACCCCATTCAGCCTAACTTATGGCACGGAACCAGCAAAGGTAGGGCTACCTTCTCTAAGGCGCCTAACAACTGATGATGACAATGATAGGCTCTTACGGGACGGTCTAGATCTGCTGGAAGAACGGCGTGAAGCAGCCGCTATCAGCgaagaaaaatacaagaaagcCTTAGAAAAATACTATAACCAGCGCGTGGCTCAGCAAACCTTTAAGGAAGGCGATTATGTCATGTGGGATAATGAGGCAAGTAGGGCAGAACCCACAGGCAAGCTGGGGCCAACTGGGAAGGCCCTTACATAG